A single genomic interval of Carassius carassius chromosome 24, fCarCar2.1, whole genome shotgun sequence harbors:
- the LOC132103683 gene encoding ras-related protein Rab-39B-like → MSAVVNGTECLYRFKIIMIGDGYVGKSCMLYRYFNGLFPEQINVNIGASCCDHILEVEPGVRVQLQIWDRNGHKSFWNRQLIQLYIGQSAGCLLVFDLGNRESFEVLKHRYTEMCNGVNTYTMLFVLVGHKCDRNEREVNQEEVEQFASELGAPYIEALAVTGHNVAEAFELLTRRIYQGYLSGEVRLHESWGKINDKKLNKDEPAENSKCCVS, encoded by the exons ATGTCAGCTGTCGTGAATGGTACTGAGTGCCTGTACCGGTTTAAAATCATCATGATAGGTGATGGTTATGTGGGCAAGTCATGCATGCTGTATAGATACTTCAATGGTTTGTTTCCAgagcaaataaatgtaaacattggaGCGAGCTGCTGCGATCACATCCTAGAGGTGGAGCCTGGTGTGAGAGTACAGCTACAGATTTGGGATAGGAATGGTCATAAATCATTTTG GAATCGTCAGCTGATCCAGCTTTACATTGGTCAGTCAGCTGGATGCCTGCTGGTGTTTGACCTGGGCAATCGTGAGTCTTTCGAAGTCCTTAAGCATCGGTACACAGAGATGTGTAATGGAGTGAATACGTACACTATGCTCTTTGTACTTGTGGGACACAAGTGTGATAGAAATGAGCGGGAAGTGAATCAAGAGGAAGTGGAACAGTTCGCAAGTGAATTGGGAGCACCATACATTGAGGC actggccgTAACGGGTCACAATGTGGCAGAAGCTTTTGAGCTGTTGACTCGGCGCATTTATCAGGGTTATCTGAGTGGAGAGGTGCGTTTACATGAAAGCTGGGGCAAGATCAAtgataaaaaactaaacaaagatGAGCCAGCTGAAAACAGCAAATGCTGTGTCTCATAA
- the LOC132103233 gene encoding transcription initiation factor TFIID subunit 12-like: protein MTQYPAQTSRSNFFTAVKAEASSTPPISTNMANSTVVPGKVPGTPGPAGRLSPEGPQVLSKKKLQDLVREIDPNEQLDEDVEEMLLQIADDFIESVVTAACQLARHRKSNTLEVKDVQLHLERQWNMWIPGYGSDEIRPYKKACTTEAHKQRMALIRKTTKK, encoded by the exons ATGACCCAGTACCCAGCACAGACTAGTCGCTCAAACTTCTTCACTGCTGTGAAAGCAGAAGCCTCTTCAACACCACCCATCTCCACCAACATGGCCAACAGCACCGTCGTCCCCGGGAAAGTCCCGGGCACCCCTGGACCTGCAGGGAGACTGAGCCCTGAAGGCCCTCAG GTGCTTAGTAAGAAGAAACTGCAGGATCTTGTCAGAGAAATTGACCCTAATGAGCAACTCGACGAAGATGTGGAAGAG ATGCTCTTGCAGATTGCCGATGACTTCATTGAGAGTGTGGTGACTGCGGCGTGCCAACTTGCCCGACACAGGAAGTCAAACACTCTTGAAGTGAAAGATGTCCAGCTGCACCTGG AACGACAGTGGAACATGTGGATTCCTGGTTATGGCTCAGATGAGATCCGACCTTATAAGAAGGCTTGCACCACAGAAGCTCACAAACAG agaATGGCATTGATCCGCAAAACAACCAAAAAGTAG
- the LOC132103234 gene encoding CTP synthase 1-like, giving the protein MKYILVTGGVISGIGKGIIASSVGTILKSCGLHVTAIKIDPYINIDAGTFSPYEHGEVFVLDDGGEVDLDLGNYERFLDIRLTRDNNLTTGKIYQSVINKERRGDYLGKTVQVVPHITDAIQERVMRQAKVSVDDDGIEPEVCVIELGGTVGDIESMPFIEAFRQFQFKVKRENFCNIHVSLVPQPNSTGEQKTKPTQNSVRELRGLGLSPDLIVCRCSTPLDTAVKEKISMFCHVEPEQVICIHDVSSIYRVPLLLEDQGIVDYLCHRLNLLIEMRPRKMLTKWKEMSDRSDRLLEQTSIALVGKYTKLSDSYASVIKALEHSALSINYKLEVKYIDSADLEPAALQEEPVKYHEAWQKLCSADGVLVPGGFGVRGTEGKIQAINWARRQKKPFLGVCLGMQLAVCEFARNVLGWEDANSTEFDPETKHPVVIEMPEHNPGEMGGTMRLGKRRTLFKSTSSVLRRLYGDAEYVDERHRHRFEVNPELKHHFEGTGFRFVGQDLEGERMEIIELQDHPYFVGVQYHPEFTSRPIKPSPPYFGLLLAASGKLQNYLQKGCRLSPRDTYSDQSGSSSPDSEISEIKFPSLS; this is encoded by the exons ATGAAGTACATACTGGTGACAGGTGGTGTGATATCTGGCATTGGTAAAGGCATTATAGCCAGCAGTGTGGGCACTATACTCAAATCATGTGGCCTGCATGTCACTGCTATCAAAATCGACCCCTACATCAACATCGATGCAGGCACTTTCTCTCCCTATGAACATG GTGAAGTGTTTGTGCTGGATGATGGGGGAGAGGTTGATTTGGATTTAGGGAACTATGAGCGTTTTCTGGACATCCGGTTAACCAGGGACAACAATTTGACAACGGGGAAGATCTATCAGTCTGTTATAAACAAGGAGAGGAGGGGGGATTACTTGGGCAAAACGGTACAAG TGGTACCACACATTACCGATGCAATTCAGGAAAGGGTCATGCGGCAGGCTAAGGTCTCGGTGGACGATGATGGAATTGAACCAGAAGTCTGTGTCATTGAG CTTGGAGGTACAGTCGGAGATATTGAGAGTATGCCTTTCATTGAAGCATTTAGACAGTTTCAGTTTAAAGTGAAACGAGAGAATTTTTGTAACATCCATGTCAGTCTGGTACCTCAG CCCAATTCAACAGGAGAACAGAAGACCAAACCTACACAGAACAGTGTTCGGGAGCTTCGTGGACTTGGCCTGTCACCTGATCTA ATTGTCTGTCGATGCTCAACTCCACTGGACACAGCTGTGAAAGAGAAGATCTCCATGTTTTGTCATGTAGAACCTGAACAGGTGATCTGCATACATGATGTTTCTTCCATCTACAGAGTACCTCTACTCCTGGAGGATCAGGGGATAGTTGACTATTTGTGCCACAGGCTGAACTTGCTCATTGAGATGAGACCTCGCAAAATGCTCACAAAATGGAAGGAGATGTCAGACCG GTCTGACCGACTGCTGGAGCAAACCTCCATTGCTTTAGTAGGCAAGTACACCAAGCTGTCAGATTCGTATGCCTCTGTTATTAAAGCACTGGAGCACTCAGCCCTCTCCATCAACTATAAGCTAGAGGTCAAG TACATTGATTCGGCAGACCTGGAGCCAGCAGCGTTGCAGGAGGAGCCGGTGAAGTACCATGAGGCCTGGCAGAAGCTCTGCAGTGCTGA TGGGGTTCTTGTTCCTGGAGGCTTTGGCGTGCGAGGCACAGAGGGAAAAATCCAAGCCATTAACTGGGCAAGGAGACAGAAAAAGCCATTTTTAG GTGTCTGTTTGGGTATGCAGCTGGCAGTGTGTGAATTTGCTCGTAATGTACTTGGCTGGGAAG ATGCCAATTCTACAGAATTTGACCCTGAAACAAAACATCCAGTG GTGATTGAAATGCCCGAGCACAATCCTGGGGAGATGGGAGGAACCATGCGGTTGGGAAAAAGGCGCACTTTGTTCAAAAGCACCTCCAGCGTTCTTC GAAGGCTGTATGGAGATGCTGAATATGTGGATGAAAGGCATCGGCATCGCTTTGAG GTGAATCCAGAATTGAAGCACCACTTTGAGGGTACAGGTTTTCGATTTGTGGGTCAGGACCTGGAGGGGGAGCGAATGGAGATAATTGAACTTCAAG ATCACCCTTATTTTGTCGGAGTGCAGTATCACCCAGAATTCACTTCTCGCCCCATCAAACCCTCACCTCCTTATTTTGGTCTTCTACTGGCAGCATCTGGGAAACTACAGAACTATCTTCAGAAAGGATGCCGGCTCTCACCTCG GGACACATACAGTGACCAAAGTGGAAGTAGTTCACCAGACTCTGAGATATCTGAAATCAAATTCCCATCACTTTCTTAA
- the LOC132103232 gene encoding ras-related protein Rab-39B-like, with amino-acid sequence MDLTLWQYQFRIIMLGDSTVGKTSMLKRYTEDLFLECINQTVGVDFFVHFLEVEPGVRVKLQFWDTAGQERYRSVTRSYYRNSVGGLLVFDLGNRKSFENVQQWYTEMCERVQPYTVLYVLVGHKSDRVKAGERVVNRTEAEKLATQLGAPYIEASAKTGHNVKEAFELLTRRIYQGLKSGEIQLHDGWDGVKSSAPTVQALQRKQNSEAAEKNKSCAC; translated from the exons ATGGATCTCACTTTGTGGCAGTACCAGTTTCGAATCATCATGTTAGGAGACTCCACAGTGGGCAAAACATCCATGTTGAAGCGCTACACAGAAGATCTGTTTCTGGAGTGCATCAACCAAACGGTCGGAGTGGACTTCTTTGTACACTTCCTAGAGGTGGAACCTGGGGTGAGGGTCAAACTTCAGTTCTGGGATACAGCTGGTCAAGAGAGGTATAG GTCTGTGACTCGCTCCTACTACCGTAACTCAGTCGGAGGTCTTCTGGTGTTCGATCTGGGCAACCGCAAATCTTTTGAAAACGTGCAACAGTGGTATACAGAGATGTGTGAACGTGTACAGCCCTACACTGTGCTTTATGTGCTAGTGGGACACAAAAGTGACCGGGTCAAAGCTGGAGAGCGAGTCGTGAACCGAACTGAGGCAGAAAAGCTCGCAACCCAACTGGGAGCACCGTACATCGAGGCCTCAGCCAAAACAGGTCACAATGTGAAAGAGGCCTTTGAACTCTTGACCCGGCGGATTTATCAGGGCTTAAAAAGTGGAGAGATCCAGTTGCATGATGGGTGGGATGGAGTCAAGAGCTCTGCACCTACAGTCCAAGCACTCCAGAGGAAACAAAACAGTGAAGCCGCTGAGAAAAACAAGAGCTGTGCTTGTTAA